From Sporosarcina sp. Marseille-Q4943, the proteins below share one genomic window:
- a CDS encoding bifunctional diguanylate cyclase/phosphodiesterase encodes MDNNRLQEELMMERKKRLEYEQKYMSVIDHNLDPIITVNRKGRIAYANTAVHKAFGYRLKELSGRAIIDLIGDDKVGDFKSFLSRSFSGESIEMEGILFFHKRGQYLSAYVITIPVSVRGEIREIHLILRDTSYHNKNNERLLFLSYHDQLTGLWNRRAMKEHFNADAEYAIRSDEKLSLIHLDLDRFNTINDSIGRNGADEILKRVADRIKIVCPKEGKLYRNGGDEYIILLQNHSIEKTEKLTQQILSDFTKPFYFNHQEYFLSSSIGISVYPDDGTSLEELLQKAEQAVRYVKERGRSHYRFYREEMNTSFTDAALMEAHLRRAIEFNELELHYQPQVNLQTGEIDSFEALLRWNNRKFGFVSPAEFIPLAEESGLIHSIGDWVLEIVCRQLKEWQDKQFRPVRIAVNISSKQFRTGAFAEKAKNIIRKHGIHPSSFEVEITETALMYMKDTLSTLQKLKEIGVTISVDDFGTGYSSLSYLKQYPIDIIKIDRSFIKDIELDEKNEAIAKTIINLAHSLGMQVIAEGVEKDLQAKILREADCHKAQGFLFSKAIPASEIVEKYFT; translated from the coding sequence ATGGACAATAACAGACTACAAGAAGAATTGATGATGGAACGGAAGAAAAGATTGGAATACGAACAAAAATACATGTCCGTCATCGATCATAACTTAGATCCAATTATCACGGTCAATCGAAAAGGCCGTATTGCGTATGCAAATACCGCTGTCCATAAAGCGTTCGGCTACCGATTGAAAGAATTGTCAGGTCGTGCCATTATCGATTTGATCGGCGATGACAAAGTTGGTGATTTCAAGAGTTTTTTATCGCGTTCATTTTCCGGGGAATCGATTGAAATGGAAGGGATACTGTTTTTTCATAAGCGGGGCCAATATTTATCCGCATACGTTATAACGATCCCGGTTTCGGTCCGGGGAGAAATACGGGAAATCCACTTAATTTTAAGGGATACTTCGTATCATAACAAGAACAATGAAAGACTTTTATTCCTTTCGTACCATGACCAGCTGACAGGCTTATGGAACAGGAGAGCAATGAAGGAACATTTTAATGCAGATGCAGAGTATGCTATACGAAGTGATGAGAAACTCTCATTAATACATTTAGATTTGGATCGTTTCAATACGATCAATGATTCGATAGGAAGAAATGGTGCAGATGAAATCCTGAAGAGGGTGGCAGATCGCATTAAGATTGTTTGTCCAAAAGAGGGAAAGCTATATAGGAATGGCGGAGATGAATATATCATCTTGCTTCAAAACCACTCCATTGAAAAAACAGAAAAGCTTACACAGCAGATATTAAGTGATTTTACAAAACCGTTCTATTTCAATCATCAGGAGTATTTCCTTTCATCCTCAATCGGTATTTCAGTTTACCCTGACGACGGAACGTCATTGGAAGAGCTGCTTCAAAAAGCTGAGCAAGCTGTACGTTATGTAAAGGAACGAGGACGCTCTCATTACCGGTTTTACCGTGAAGAAATGAACACGTCCTTCACCGATGCAGCTTTAATGGAAGCTCATTTGCGCCGTGCAATTGAATTTAATGAGTTAGAACTCCACTATCAGCCGCAAGTGAATTTGCAAACCGGTGAAATTGACAGTTTCGAAGCATTGTTAAGGTGGAATAACCGGAAGTTCGGTTTCGTTTCTCCAGCCGAATTCATTCCGTTGGCGGAGGAATCGGGTTTAATCCATTCAATTGGCGATTGGGTGCTGGAAATTGTATGCAGGCAGTTGAAGGAGTGGCAAGATAAGCAGTTCAGACCTGTCCGTATAGCGGTCAATATCTCTTCAAAACAATTCCGGACTGGCGCATTTGCCGAAAAAGCAAAAAACATCATTAGAAAGCATGGAATCCATCCATCGTCTTTTGAAGTTGAGATCACGGAAACTGCTTTGATGTATATGAAGGACACATTATCCACCTTACAGAAATTAAAGGAAATTGGAGTGACGATTTCAGTCGATGACTTTGGTACGGGCTATTCTTCACTTAGTTACTTAAAGCAATATCCGATTGATATTATAAAAATCGACCGCTCATTCATCAAAGATATTGAACTTGATGAAAAGAATGAGGCGATTGCAAAGACAATCATTAACCTAGCCCACAGTCTCGGGATGCAAGTCATCGCGGAAGGCGTGGAGAAAGACTTGCAGGCGAAGATTTTGAGAGAAGCGGATTGCCATAAGGCACAAGGCTTTTTATTCAGTAAAGCAATCCCCGCCTCGGAAATCGTTGAAAAGTATTTTACATAA
- a CDS encoding DUF2187 family protein: MKIAEVGNIIEFKDGLQGIVEKVNENSVIVDLTYMENFDELELEEKTVVNHKRYTIIHGSDE, encoded by the coding sequence ATGAAGATTGCAGAGGTTGGCAATATTATAGAGTTTAAAGATGGTTTGCAAGGAATCGTAGAGAAAGTGAATGAGAACTCCGTCATCGTTGATTTAACTTATATGGAAAACTTCGATGAATTGGAACTCGAGGAAAAGACAGTCGTCAATCATAAACGGTATACGATCATCCACGGAAGCGATGAATGA
- a CDS encoding LysR family transcriptional regulator: MTTTELEIIKALAEEGNMRKAAERLFLSQPALSQRLQTIEKEWGTLLFIRSQKGLEPTPAGELVIAFAKETILKKEETAEMIASLADRVHGTLKIACASIVGQTWLPQVLKEFVRMYPDAKISLMTGWSSEIVKALYEGEAHVGIVRGQVDWKSRKSYLFRDRLYLVDQEITSINELTGTERPFIQFKSDSNYYMEIQRWWQRHFSQYPKRQITVDQIETCKQLALNGIGYAILPSITLTGDEKVNKIPLLNSEEEFELTRDTWLIGYDSTFELKQVSAFTEVLTSHAEKLRKELK, from the coding sequence ATGACGACAACTGAATTGGAAATCATTAAAGCATTGGCGGAAGAAGGAAATATGCGTAAGGCGGCTGAGCGGCTTTTTTTATCCCAGCCCGCCTTATCACAACGTCTTCAGACAATCGAAAAGGAATGGGGAACATTGCTGTTCATCCGTTCCCAAAAAGGACTGGAGCCTACTCCAGCAGGCGAGCTTGTCATTGCATTTGCTAAAGAGACAATCTTAAAAAAAGAGGAAACTGCCGAGATGATTGCTTCGTTGGCAGATAGAGTGCACGGTACCCTTAAAATCGCTTGCGCATCAATCGTCGGTCAGACATGGTTGCCGCAAGTATTGAAAGAGTTCGTAAGAATGTATCCTGATGCGAAGATCTCATTGATGACAGGGTGGAGCTCGGAAATTGTGAAAGCTCTGTATGAAGGTGAGGCGCATGTCGGAATAGTGAGAGGTCAAGTGGATTGGAAAAGTAGAAAGTCTTACTTGTTCAGGGACCGGCTCTATTTGGTCGATCAGGAAATCACGTCCATCAATGAACTGACGGGTACGGAGCGTCCGTTCATTCAATTTAAAAGTGATTCCAATTACTATATGGAAATCCAGCGATGGTGGCAGCGTCATTTCTCACAGTATCCAAAGAGGCAAATTACGGTCGATCAAATCGAAACTTGCAAACAGCTGGCATTGAACGGAATCGGCTATGCGATTTTGCCGTCCATCACTTTGACGGGTGATGAGAAAGTGAATAAAATCCCTTTGCTGAATAGCGAGGAAGAATTCGAATTGACGAGGGATACATGGTTGATAGGGTATGATTCGACTTTTGAACTGAAGCAAGTGAGCGCTTTTACCGAAGTACTTACCTCCCATGCCGAAAAATTAAGAAAAGAATTGAAGTAA
- a CDS encoding MarR family winged helix-turn-helix transcriptional regulator, which produces MVNDTERALKLFIVLSRASKVVLEEANKLIESYKLNPTEFAVLELLYHKGRQPIQKIGQKILLSSGSMTYVVDKLEKKGLLERVFCKEDKRVTYMSITDAGKELIEEIFPSHEEKINELMSVLSESEQETAIELLRKLGLSIKNLS; this is translated from the coding sequence ATGGTAAATGATACAGAGCGTGCTTTGAAATTATTCATCGTCCTTTCAAGGGCAAGCAAAGTTGTCCTGGAAGAGGCGAATAAACTGATTGAGTCCTATAAGCTGAATCCTACAGAATTTGCTGTCCTCGAACTTTTATACCATAAAGGTAGGCAGCCGATTCAAAAAATCGGTCAAAAAATATTGCTGAGCAGTGGCTCAATGACATATGTAGTCGATAAGCTCGAAAAAAAAGGTCTTCTTGAACGCGTGTTTTGCAAGGAAGATAAAAGGGTTACGTATATGTCCATCACTGATGCAGGCAAGGAATTGATCGAAGAAATTTTTCCGTCCCATGAAGAAAAGATCAATGAATTGATGTCCGTCCTTTCGGAATCAGAACAGGAAACGGCAATCGAGCTGTTGAGGAAATTAGGGTTATCCATAAAGAATCTGTCATAA
- a CDS encoding YkyB family protein, whose protein sequence is MKKEETVRQLAIAIYTVNRHAKTATNNRELYTLKNKAIQRLLQSGDAKKIGLHFVDNPQLSQQSSTVLVKCSDFLFHTLPEKGDFTSLPHLGTQDQTFRNPQERMNLKTAKELLIEFVGEQKVPIKTRKPTFIPKRPKVSNTQSFRSSYLDGK, encoded by the coding sequence TTGAAAAAAGAAGAAACGGTTCGTCAACTTGCCATCGCCATTTATACAGTGAATCGGCATGCGAAAACAGCTACGAATAACCGTGAACTTTATACATTAAAAAACAAAGCGATCCAACGGCTGCTTCAGTCGGGGGATGCAAAAAAAATCGGCTTACATTTTGTCGACAATCCTCAGCTTAGCCAGCAAAGCTCCACTGTGCTCGTAAAGTGCAGCGACTTCCTCTTTCATACCTTACCGGAAAAAGGCGACTTCACGTCCCTTCCTCATTTAGGCACTCAAGACCAAACTTTCCGCAATCCACAAGAAAGAATGAATTTGAAAACAGCCAAGGAGTTACTGATTGAGTTTGTCGGGGAGCAAAAGGTGCCGATAAAAACGAGGAAACCAACATTCATACCAAAACGTCCAAAAGTGTCCAACACACAATCATTCCGATCGTCATATTTAGATGGGAAATAA
- a CDS encoding NAD(P)-dependent oxidoreductase, translated as MGNKKIAFIGTGVMGSSIVKHLLKADYEVTVFTRTKEKAEALIEHGAKWAETAGLATAGADIVLTMVGYPTDVEEVYYSEDGIFANAREGMVFVDMTTSSPALAKKIAADAEERGISSIDAPVSGGDVGAKNGTLSIMCGGNEQTFREVLPLLQEFGKQIVYQGEAGAGQHTKMCNQIAIATNMIGVCEALAYGKEAGLDLETVLESISSGAAGSWSLSNLAPRMIKGDFEPGFYVKHFLKDMKIALAEAELMKLPLPGLQMAKEMYNELVEEGYGEKGTQVLYEQYRRG; from the coding sequence ATGGGGAATAAAAAGATTGCATTTATCGGAACAGGTGTAATGGGCAGTAGTATCGTAAAGCATCTATTAAAAGCGGATTATGAAGTGACTGTATTCACCCGTACTAAGGAAAAAGCGGAAGCACTAATTGAACACGGAGCAAAATGGGCTGAAACGGCGGGACTAGCAACTGCCGGCGCGGATATCGTTTTGACAATGGTTGGTTATCCAACTGATGTAGAAGAGGTCTATTATTCAGAAGATGGAATTTTTGCGAATGCACGTGAAGGGATGGTTTTCGTCGATATGACGACATCCAGTCCGGCACTGGCGAAAAAAATTGCTGCTGATGCGGAAGAGAGGGGAATTTCCTCAATCGATGCTCCGGTTTCAGGCGGGGATGTCGGAGCGAAAAACGGGACACTTTCCATTATGTGCGGAGGAAATGAACAGACATTCCGAGAAGTTCTACCTCTACTTCAAGAGTTCGGAAAGCAAATTGTCTATCAAGGCGAAGCGGGGGCGGGTCAACATACGAAAATGTGCAACCAGATTGCCATTGCAACGAATATGATCGGCGTGTGTGAAGCTTTGGCTTATGGAAAAGAGGCGGGTCTTGATCTAGAAACAGTTCTCGAATCCATTTCCTCGGGTGCTGCGGGGTCTTGGTCGCTTTCAAATTTGGCGCCACGCATGATCAAAGGGGATTTCGAACCCGGTTTTTACGTTAAGCATTTCCTGAAGGATATGAAAATCGCCTTGGCAGAAGCCGAGTTAATGAAATTGCCATTACCAGGCCTCCAAATGGCGAAGGAAATGTACAATGAACTCGTCGAAGAAGGATATGGCGAAAAAGGGACTCAAGTTTTGTACGAGCAATATAGACGCGGATAA
- a CDS encoding MDR family MFS transporter has protein sequence MNIHKKTNRPLVLISVMLAMFVGAVEATIVSTAMPAIAGELGGFSRYSWIFSAYLLMSTVTVLIYGKLADLFGRKPVFFVGLSIFLIGSILCGFASTMEQLIVFRLIQGLGAGAVMPIATTIVGDIYSTEERAKIQGYLSSVWGVSAVSGPVIGGLIVQYWDWKYVFWVNVPLGLLAMLGIYFFLQEPATERKVAIDIKGAALLTTSLSIILFWLVEGGQSFSRSSSVSLLLIILGAGLFTLFIWIERKAEDPMMPFSIWKNPVILYANLVSLTTGVILIGISSYLPTYVTGVMEQTAMIAGFTLTAMSIGWPIASSVAGHLLIRFGTFAVSFAGGISLVIGALMFVWMNGDSGPLWAAFSSFFIGVGMGLTSTSFIVTIQGAVSREQRGSATAANMFMRNFGNTIGAAIFGAVLNASLLSSFRERNLDYEVNDINLLLTEESRSTLDASKMNILQRALDGSLQWVYVAVLIFAIISLLLILRIPRGKVVLHDDN, from the coding sequence ATGAATATACATAAAAAGACAAATCGTCCACTTGTCCTCATATCAGTCATGCTAGCCATGTTTGTCGGTGCTGTTGAGGCGACAATTGTTTCGACGGCGATGCCTGCAATTGCCGGAGAACTAGGTGGCTTTTCCAGATATAGTTGGATATTTTCCGCCTATCTGCTTATGAGTACCGTCACTGTTCTCATTTATGGAAAACTGGCGGATCTGTTTGGCCGTAAGCCGGTATTTTTCGTAGGCTTATCTATATTCTTGATCGGCTCCATTCTTTGTGGGTTCGCGTCAACGATGGAGCAGCTTATTGTTTTCAGACTGATACAAGGTTTAGGGGCAGGGGCTGTCATGCCGATCGCAACAACAATTGTCGGGGATATTTACTCAACTGAGGAACGCGCTAAAATCCAAGGGTATTTATCAAGTGTGTGGGGCGTTTCTGCGGTATCCGGTCCAGTTATCGGAGGTTTGATCGTTCAGTATTGGGATTGGAAGTACGTGTTCTGGGTAAATGTCCCGCTAGGCTTGCTAGCAATGCTCGGGATTTATTTCTTTCTTCAAGAGCCTGCAACTGAAAGAAAAGTGGCTATTGACATTAAGGGAGCCGCATTATTAACGACGTCTTTATCAATCATCCTATTTTGGCTCGTTGAAGGAGGACAATCCTTTAGCAGGTCTTCTTCAGTAAGTCTTCTCCTCATTATTTTAGGCGCGGGGCTCTTTACGTTGTTCATTTGGATTGAAAGGAAGGCGGAAGATCCGATGATGCCTTTTTCCATTTGGAAGAACCCCGTAATCCTCTATGCCAATCTCGTTTCTTTAACTACTGGCGTTATTCTGATTGGCATCTCCTCATATTTGCCTACTTATGTGACGGGTGTTATGGAACAGACGGCTATGATTGCCGGATTTACATTGACAGCGATGTCGATTGGTTGGCCGATTGCATCTTCTGTCGCCGGGCATTTGTTGATCAGGTTCGGAACTTTTGCAGTTTCGTTTGCAGGTGGCATCTCTCTGGTGATCGGTGCACTGATGTTTGTTTGGATGAATGGGGATTCGGGTCCTTTATGGGCTGCGTTTTCCAGCTTTTTTATAGGAGTCGGAATGGGCTTGACGAGCACTTCCTTCATCGTAACGATTCAAGGAGCAGTCAGCCGTGAACAGCGGGGATCTGCAACCGCTGCGAATATGTTCATGAGAAATTTCGGAAATACGATCGGCGCAGCAATTTTTGGTGCAGTATTAAATGCATCTCTTTTGTCATCATTCCGAGAAAGGAATCTTGATTATGAAGTGAATGATATTAATCTTTTATTGACGGAAGAGTCGAGGTCGACATTGGATGCTTCAAAAATGAATATTCTGCAACGAGCGCTTGATGGATCTTTGCAATGGGTGTATGTAGCCGTACTCATCTTTGCTATCATCAGCCTGTTGCTCATATTGCGGATACCAAGGGGAAAGGTGGTTCTTCATGACGACAACTGA
- the fadH gene encoding 2,4-dienoyl-CoA reductase: protein MFTDKVIIVTGGSSGMGKSMAKKFADEGANVIITGRDAERLEAARGEIGERAHTYQMDVRNIENVQGMVEFADEKFGKIDGLVNNAAGNFLVHAEELSPNGWNAVIDIVLNGTFYCTSAVGNYWIKKGQKGSILNMLATYAWDAGPGVVHSAAAKAGVMSLTRTLAVEWGRKFGFRVNGIAPGPIERTGGAERLFQSEEAVKRTINSVPLGRVGKPEEIAELAAFIMSDKASYMNGEIVTLDGGQWLNQYPF from the coding sequence ATGTTTACAGACAAAGTGATTATCGTTACAGGCGGATCTAGCGGAATGGGGAAATCCATGGCGAAAAAATTTGCCGACGAAGGCGCTAATGTCATTATTACTGGGCGTGATGCAGAACGCTTGGAAGCTGCACGGGGAGAAATCGGGGAACGTGCACATACTTATCAGATGGACGTGCGCAATATTGAAAATGTACAAGGCATGGTCGAGTTTGCCGACGAGAAGTTCGGGAAAATCGACGGTCTCGTGAACAATGCAGCCGGAAATTTCCTTGTCCATGCAGAAGAGCTCTCTCCGAATGGCTGGAATGCCGTGATCGATATCGTGCTGAATGGGACTTTTTATTGCACGAGCGCAGTCGGCAACTACTGGATCAAAAAAGGGCAAAAAGGTTCCATATTGAATATGCTTGCAACGTATGCCTGGGATGCAGGTCCAGGCGTTGTCCATTCAGCTGCCGCAAAGGCTGGAGTCATGTCATTGACGCGTACGCTTGCTGTCGAATGGGGACGGAAGTTTGGGTTCAGAGTGAATGGAATTGCACCTGGCCCAATTGAGCGGACAGGCGGAGCGGAACGTTTATTCCAATCGGAAGAAGCGGTGAAGCGGACGATTAACTCTGTCCCGCTCGGACGAGTAGGCAAGCCTGAAGAAATCGCCGAATTAGCAGCCTTCATCATGTCAGACAAAGCCTCCTACATGAACGGCGAAATTGTCACACTCGACGGTGGGCAATGGCTGAATCAGTACCCGTTTTAA
- a CDS encoding aspartyl-phosphate phosphatase Spo0E family protein — MKRKLEAEIESTRMELIIIAGQKGYSSMETLKISQVLDRLINEYNSREGMPGQLEWTEN, encoded by the coding sequence ATGAAGCGGAAATTGGAAGCTGAAATCGAGTCGACGCGCATGGAATTGATCATAATTGCTGGTCAAAAGGGCTACTCGTCAATGGAAACATTAAAGATAAGCCAAGTGCTCGATCGCTTGATCAATGAATACAATTCTCGTGAAGGAATGCCTGGACAGTTGGAATGGACAGAGAACTAG
- a CDS encoding MoxR family ATPase, whose translation MVTIKDFREELNKAVIGREKEFDLMLIALLQQGHVLLESVPGSGKTMMAKSFANAFKGDFKRVQFTPDVLPSDVTGIRYYNPQSQEFILKAGPVSTNILLADEINRATPRTQSSLLESMEERQVTIDGETVELPTPFMVIATQNPIESQQGTFPLPAAQLDRFLFKLNIDYPSLEEEHEILRQYGKNPGKIMTEEIIDAETVGKWAAEAAEVTVHEDVEKYILKIVRATREHPYLELGLSSRAALAILQAARTKAYIEGRDYVTPDDVKYILPPAALHRMELSTEGVLTKTIEEVLDEIANSITAPLEATV comes from the coding sequence TTGGTAACAATTAAAGACTTTCGAGAAGAATTGAACAAAGCTGTCATTGGAAGAGAGAAAGAATTCGATTTGATGCTCATCGCTTTATTGCAGCAGGGACATGTATTGCTTGAAAGTGTGCCCGGCTCCGGTAAGACAATGATGGCCAAGAGCTTTGCGAATGCTTTTAAAGGGGACTTCAAACGTGTCCAATTTACTCCGGATGTGTTGCCTTCGGATGTGACTGGCATTCGTTATTATAACCCGCAGTCGCAGGAGTTCATCCTGAAAGCTGGTCCGGTCTCAACAAATATCTTATTGGCAGATGAAATAAACAGGGCAACTCCTCGAACACAATCAAGCTTGTTGGAATCAATGGAAGAGAGGCAAGTGACAATTGATGGGGAAACTGTTGAATTGCCGACACCTTTCATGGTCATTGCGACACAAAACCCGATTGAATCGCAGCAAGGGACGTTCCCGTTGCCGGCAGCGCAGTTGGATCGGTTTCTATTCAAGCTGAACATCGATTACCCGTCGTTGGAAGAGGAGCACGAGATTTTGCGTCAATACGGCAAGAATCCTGGCAAAATCATGACAGAAGAAATCATCGATGCTGAAACGGTCGGTAAATGGGCTGCTGAGGCCGCTGAAGTGACGGTGCATGAAGATGTTGAAAAATATATATTGAAGATTGTCCGGGCAACGAGGGAGCATCCTTACTTAGAACTTGGCTTAAGTTCCCGTGCCGCTCTTGCAATTCTTCAGGCTGCGAGGACGAAAGCTTATATTGAAGGCAGGGATTATGTCACTCCGGATGACGTCAAATATATTCTTCCTCCAGCCGCATTGCATCGGATGGAACTTTCGACGGAAGGGGTATTGACGAAAACGATCGAAGAAGTGCTTGACGAAATAGCAAATTCCATCACAGCACCGCTTGAGGCGACTGTCTAA
- a CDS encoding DUF58 domain-containing protein, giving the protein MKWIRYEHGFKLIHQGMTITAVFFLFAFIYLQVWLAACFAAVFAMLAFQNIYFSKVGNGLSVAFRAKQKRILIGETEELVMEFKNGTVPIWNGTLTLSLEDAVAPSTDDKKHYSGIYDLTVPFAIGGNKKVEIRIPLEGKKRGMSRVTRVMLEIPHLFGDGFVTMELNEPIYYQSLVYPRVTPLGRELKSSPYKPGEIEQRQSLFMDSFQPIGTRDYIPTDRFDQIHWKASARMQKLQTKEFLPVSSQSVVLMMNTIEKDRGFLDFETKVERLVSYADYCMKNDIPYSVAINIRSFGAKPYLILPSGSGKVQFQKLMVMLAKISDKHAKLPFEEMLQHMEGTGQLSQTVVLITHENDRIKALAKQWVKRYEVILDKSHERNERIWDNQNTRKTGTDSTYLNV; this is encoded by the coding sequence ATGAAGTGGATACGTTATGAACACGGATTTAAATTGATTCACCAAGGGATGACCATTACGGCAGTTTTTTTCTTATTCGCCTTCATTTATTTGCAAGTGTGGCTTGCCGCTTGCTTTGCGGCAGTATTTGCGATGCTCGCATTCCAAAACATCTACTTTTCAAAAGTAGGGAATGGTCTGTCAGTCGCTTTTCGTGCAAAGCAGAAGCGGATTTTGATCGGCGAAACGGAAGAGCTCGTCATGGAGTTCAAGAATGGAACCGTGCCTATATGGAATGGAACATTGACTCTCTCACTTGAAGATGCTGTTGCTCCAAGCACGGATGATAAGAAGCATTATAGTGGAATCTATGATTTGACGGTCCCTTTTGCTATAGGCGGGAATAAAAAAGTGGAGATCCGAATTCCTCTTGAAGGTAAAAAAAGGGGGATGTCGAGAGTAACAAGGGTCATGTTAGAAATCCCTCATCTCTTTGGCGATGGATTTGTCACTATGGAACTGAATGAGCCGATATATTATCAAAGCTTAGTGTATCCTAGGGTAACTCCGCTTGGTAGGGAATTGAAATCTTCGCCTTACAAACCAGGGGAAATCGAACAGAGACAATCTTTATTCATGGATTCCTTTCAACCAATTGGTACTCGGGATTATATACCAACAGATCGCTTTGACCAGATCCACTGGAAAGCAAGTGCCAGGATGCAGAAATTGCAAACGAAGGAATTCCTTCCAGTCAGCTCGCAAAGTGTTGTTCTGATGATGAACACAATTGAAAAAGACAGAGGTTTCTTGGACTTTGAAACAAAGGTCGAGCGTCTCGTATCGTATGCAGATTACTGCATGAAGAATGATATTCCGTATTCCGTCGCTATTAATATACGTAGTTTCGGAGCAAAACCGTATTTGATTTTGCCTAGCGGATCAGGAAAAGTGCAATTTCAGAAATTGATGGTCATGCTTGCGAAAATATCGGACAAACATGCGAAATTGCCTTTTGAAGAAATGCTTCAACATATGGAAGGGACGGGGCAGCTTTCTCAAACAGTAGTTTTGATCACTCATGAAAATGATCGTATAAAAGCCCTCGCAAAACAATGGGTGAAACGTTATGAAGTCATTTTGGACAAATCCCATGAAAGGAATGAAAGGATTTGGGACAATCAAAATACGAGAAAGACCGGAACCGATTCAACCTATCTGAACGTCTAA
- the cbpB gene encoding cyclic-di-AMP-binding protein CbpB — MISVNNRDFLQVPIADYLIPAEKVACVQIGNNAEHALLVLTKTGYSAIPVIDVKNQLRGLLGIGMITDSILGMERIEYEKLADLRVDHIMQTDIPTIITTDKFQKGLDLLINNTFLCVTEEDGTFAGILTRRVMLKEFKKYLYMK, encoded by the coding sequence ATGATTTCTGTAAATAACAGGGATTTTCTTCAGGTGCCGATTGCAGATTATCTAATTCCTGCAGAGAAAGTGGCATGTGTCCAAATCGGCAATAACGCTGAACACGCCCTTCTAGTCCTGACGAAGACCGGTTATTCAGCAATACCTGTCATTGACGTTAAGAACCAACTAAGGGGATTGCTAGGGATTGGGATGATTACAGACTCAATCTTGGGCATGGAACGGATCGAATACGAAAAACTTGCCGATTTGAGAGTAGATCACATCATGCAAACTGACATTCCTACAATTATAACAACTGATAAATTTCAAAAAGGATTAGATTTGCTTATTAATAACACATTCTTATGTGTCACTGAAGAAGATGGCACATTTGCGGGTATACTGACAAGAAGAGTCATGTTGAAGGAATTCAAAAAATATCTTTACATGAAATAA